The Actinobacillus equuli genome includes a window with the following:
- the udk gene encoding uridine kinase gives MSETIENQACIVIAIAGASASGKSLIASTIYKELKEELGSDDIGIISEDAYYKDQTHLTMDERIKTNYDHPNSMDHHLLVEHLRQLKQGQAIEIPEYDYAEHNRKTTTKHFAPKKIIILEGILLLTDEEIRNEINVSIFVDAPLDICFIRRLQRDLVERGRSMESVITQYRKTVRPMFLQFIEPSKQYADIIVPKGGKNRIAINILKAQIKQLLAVKK, from the coding sequence ATGTCTGAAACAATTGAAAACCAAGCTTGCATTGTCATTGCAATTGCCGGCGCTTCCGCTTCCGGAAAAAGCCTTATTGCATCAACTATCTATAAAGAATTAAAAGAAGAATTAGGTTCGGATGACATCGGTATTATTTCTGAAGATGCGTATTATAAAGATCAAACGCATTTAACCATGGATGAGCGTATTAAAACCAACTATGACCATCCTAACTCAATGGATCATCATTTACTGGTAGAACATTTACGCCAACTGAAACAAGGTCAAGCGATTGAAATTCCGGAATACGACTACGCAGAGCATAACCGTAAAACCACCACTAAACATTTTGCACCGAAGAAGATCATTATCTTAGAAGGTATTTTATTACTAACGGACGAAGAAATTCGTAACGAAATCAATGTCTCTATTTTCGTGGATGCGCCGTTAGATATTTGTTTCATTCGCCGTTTACAGCGTGACTTGGTGGAACGCGGTCGTTCAATGGAATCGGTAATTACCCAATACCGTAAAACCGTGCGTCCAATGTTCTTACAATTTATTGAACCGTCAAAACAATATGCCGATATTATTGTACCGAAAGGTGGTAAAAACCGTATTGCGATCAATATCTTAAAAGCGCAAATTAAACAATTATTGGCGGTAAAAAAATAG
- the envC gene encoding murein hydrolase activator EnvC — MKALRPLYLTLALLGIASFSFPSAMATELSNIQQKIKQQQSKINEQRQKRNVLQSTLKTQEVEMGKVLDKLKETEMSLTETRQAIKRTEQEIQRLEKQEKEQKEKLKEQLDSAYRSGIHPSVLERLMSEQAKNADRMGAYYEHINQVRIDTINELRRTQEELKARRDELKGQQKGQQTQLTEQKKQEKDLKKVQNERETTLRSIDKTLEQDESRLESLKNNESALRNQLVKAAAESAQQEKQEIAKLEQKKNSEEKRKATEQEKQQVRAGSGLGAPNKQFNMPVAGKVVNSFGSRQMGEVTWHGVVIAASAGSPVRAIAGGRVILADWLQGYGQVVVVDHGNGDMSLYGYNQSVSVRKGSRVSAGQQIASVGNSGGQNRSALYFEIRRKGNPKNPMGWVK; from the coding sequence GTGAAAGCGCTTCGACCTCTTTATTTAACACTCGCCCTTTTAGGGATAGCCTCTTTTTCTTTTCCGTCTGCGATGGCAACGGAATTGTCAAATATTCAGCAAAAAATTAAGCAGCAACAAAGTAAAATCAATGAACAGCGCCAAAAGCGTAATGTACTGCAATCTACCTTAAAAACCCAAGAAGTTGAGATGGGTAAAGTGCTTGATAAGTTAAAAGAAACGGAAATGTCGCTAACGGAAACTCGTCAAGCGATTAAGCGTACCGAACAAGAAATTCAAAGATTAGAAAAGCAAGAGAAAGAGCAAAAAGAGAAACTCAAAGAACAACTTGATTCGGCGTACCGTTCGGGAATCCATCCGTCCGTATTAGAGCGTTTGATGTCTGAACAGGCAAAAAATGCCGACAGAATGGGGGCTTATTACGAACATATTAATCAAGTGCGTATCGATACGATTAATGAATTACGTCGTACTCAAGAAGAACTTAAAGCACGCCGTGATGAATTGAAAGGCCAGCAAAAAGGTCAGCAAACGCAGTTAACCGAACAGAAGAAGCAAGAAAAGGATTTAAAAAAGGTTCAAAACGAACGTGAAACGACACTACGTTCAATTGATAAAACATTAGAGCAAGATGAAAGTCGTTTGGAATCATTAAAGAATAATGAATCTGCATTACGTAATCAATTGGTGAAAGCGGCGGCAGAGTCGGCGCAACAAGAAAAACAAGAGATTGCCAAGCTGGAACAGAAAAAAAATAGTGAAGAGAAGCGTAAAGCGACAGAGCAAGAAAAACAACAAGTGAGAGCCGGTAGCGGTTTAGGTGCGCCGAATAAACAATTTAATATGCCGGTGGCGGGTAAAGTAGTGAATAGCTTTGGTTCTCGTCAAATGGGCGAAGTGACTTGGCACGGTGTAGTTATTGCGGCAAGTGCAGGTTCGCCGGTGCGAGCCATTGCCGGTGGACGTGTAATTTTAGCCGACTGGCTACAAGGTTATGGTCAAGTTGTGGTAGTTGACCATGGTAACGGCGATATGTCGTTATACGGCTATAACCAGTCTGTTTCGGTGCGTAAAGGCAGCCGTGTTTCAGCCGGACAGCAAATTGCCAGTGTGGGTAATTCGGGGGGGCAAAATCGTTCCGCACTGTATTTTGAAATTCGTCGAAAAGGAAATCCGAAAAATCCAATGGGTTGGGTGAAATAA
- a CDS encoding divergent polysaccharide deacetylase family protein codes for MWNLFGNKRSTLAIFLQGLLFITLPAQAGKLAIVIDDIGYRMKEDNAIYALPKEVSVAIIPVAPYATARAKKAYEQKRDVLIHLPMQPQNKQQPIESGALMIGTSEAKVSQLIQAARNQVPYAIGLNNHMGSGATADRTTMSHLMKVMAQQQLFFLDSKTGPSVAAKVAKEFGVKALERNLFLDDSDLLSDVQRQFDTAIEYARKHGSAILIGHPRKNSVAVLEQGIANLPQDIQLVSMGSLWRNEAVVPASTLIMVFDNPPAPTSIAPFNAVPLLRGIPKD; via the coding sequence ATGTGGAATTTATTTGGAAACAAGCGGTCTACTTTAGCGATTTTTTTGCAAGGCTTATTGTTCATTACATTACCCGCCCAAGCGGGGAAACTCGCAATTGTAATTGATGATATCGGCTATCGAATGAAAGAAGATAATGCGATTTATGCACTTCCGAAAGAAGTGAGTGTCGCTATTATTCCCGTTGCGCCCTATGCAACGGCAAGAGCAAAGAAAGCTTATGAGCAAAAACGAGATGTATTGATTCATTTACCGATGCAGCCTCAAAATAAGCAGCAACCGATAGAGTCGGGCGCATTGATGATTGGTACCAGTGAAGCGAAAGTCTCTCAATTGATTCAAGCGGCACGTAATCAAGTGCCTTATGCAATCGGGCTAAATAACCATATGGGCAGTGGCGCGACGGCAGATAGAACCACGATGAGCCATTTGATGAAAGTGATGGCGCAACAACAGTTATTCTTTTTAGATAGTAAAACCGGGCCAAGCGTGGCGGCTAAAGTGGCAAAGGAATTTGGTGTAAAAGCGTTAGAACGAAATTTATTTTTAGATGACAGTGATCTACTTAGTGATGTTCAGCGGCAATTTGATACAGCGATAGAATATGCTCGCAAGCATGGTAGTGCGATCTTAATTGGGCATCCGAGAAAGAATAGCGTTGCTGTTCTTGAGCAAGGAATTGCTAATTTACCTCAAGATATTCAACTTGTGAGTATGGGAAGCTTGTGGCGAAATGAAGCGGTAGTACCGGCAAGCACATTGATTATGGTATTTGATAATCCTCCGGCACCAACTTCGATCGCACCATTTAATGCTGTTCCGCTGCTAAGAGGCATTCCGAAAGATTAA
- a CDS encoding 2,3-diphosphoglycerate-dependent phosphoglycerate mutase produces MELVFIRHGFSEWNAKNLFTGWRDVNLTERGIEEAKAAGQKLKAAGYEFDIAFTSVLTRAIKTCNIVLEESNQLWIPQVKNWRLNERHYGALQGLDKKATAEQYGDEQVHIWRRSYDISPPDLDAADPNSAHNDRRYAHLPKDVIPNAENLKITLERVLPFWEDQIAPALLSGKRVLVTAHGNSLRALAKHIIGISDEEIMDFEIPTGQPLVLKLDDKLNFVEKFYL; encoded by the coding sequence ATGGAATTAGTATTTATTCGCCACGGTTTCAGTGAGTGGAATGCTAAAAACTTATTTACAGGTTGGCGTGATGTTAACTTAACAGAGCGTGGTATTGAAGAAGCGAAAGCAGCAGGTCAAAAATTAAAAGCAGCTGGTTATGAATTCGATATCGCTTTCACTTCTGTTTTAACTCGTGCAATCAAAACTTGTAACATCGTATTAGAAGAGTCTAATCAATTATGGATTCCACAAGTTAAAAACTGGCGTTTAAACGAACGTCATTACGGTGCGTTACAAGGTTTAGACAAAAAAGCAACGGCTGAACAATACGGTGACGAACAAGTTCACATTTGGCGTCGTTCTTACGACATTTCTCCACCGGATTTAGATGCTGCAGATCCAAATTCTGCACATAACGATCGTCGTTATGCTCACTTACCAAAAGATGTGATTCCAAATGCTGAAAACCTCAAAATCACTTTAGAACGTGTTTTACCATTCTGGGAAGATCAAATTGCGCCGGCATTATTATCTGGTAAACGTGTACTTGTAACTGCACACGGTAACTCTCTTCGTGCATTAGCAAAACACATCATCGGTATTTCTGATGAAGAAATCATGGATTTCGAAATCCCTACCGGTCAACCGTTAGTATTAAAATTAGATGACAAATTAAACTTCGTAGAAAAATTCTACTTATAA
- the dcd gene encoding dCTP deaminase → MRLCDTDIERYLDEGKIAIEPRPSNEKISGATVDVRLGNSFRVFREHATPYIDLSGPREQVTAQLNKVMSDEIIIADSDAFFLHPGELALATTLESVTLPDNIVGWLDGRSSLARLGLMVHVTAHRIDPGWHGKIVLEFFNAGKLPLALRPNMAIGALSFEVLSGHAAKPYNARKDAKYKNQQSAVSSRINQDD, encoded by the coding sequence ATGCGTTTATGTGACACAGATATAGAACGTTATTTAGATGAAGGCAAAATTGCGATTGAGCCTCGTCCGTCAAACGAAAAAATCTCAGGGGCGACCGTTGATGTTCGCTTAGGTAATTCGTTCCGTGTATTTCGTGAACACGCCACGCCTTATATTGATTTAAGCGGCCCTCGTGAACAAGTCACTGCCCAGCTTAATAAAGTGATGAGTGATGAAATTATTATCGCTGACAGTGATGCGTTTTTCCTTCACCCGGGCGAATTAGCGCTTGCAACGACATTAGAGTCGGTGACATTGCCGGATAATATTGTCGGTTGGTTAGACGGGCGCTCTTCTTTAGCTCGCTTAGGCTTGATGGTACATGTTACCGCACATCGAATCGATCCGGGTTGGCACGGTAAAATCGTATTAGAATTTTTCAATGCCGGTAAATTACCGCTTGCTTTACGTCCTAATATGGCAATCGGCGCATTAAGTTTTGAAGTGTTAAGTGGTCATGCGGCAAAACCTTATAATGCCCGTAAAGACGCAAAATATAAAAATCAGCAAAGTGCGGTTTCCAGCCGTATCAATCAAGACGATTAA
- the trmJ gene encoding tRNA (cytosine(32)/uridine(32)-2'-O)-methyltransferase TrmJ, with the protein MNSLDQIQIILIETSLPANIGSAARAMKTMGLTNLRLVAPLNPIDEQAQALAAGAKDVLDNAQIFHSFEQAVADCQLVIGTSARLRHLQNTLIEPRDCGKLAVERAERGKVAIVFGRERVGLTNEELLKCHYHLNFPTNPDYGSLNLAMAVQLASYEIRMAWLELQKNPQIRPLVEKKDYPNTEALEYFFNHTERLYKQLGFIRNDAVMLKLRRLYQRAELETNELNLLRGMLTSVEKQIEK; encoded by the coding sequence ATGAATAGCTTAGACCAAATTCAAATTATCCTGATCGAAACTTCCCTCCCCGCCAATATTGGCTCTGCCGCTCGTGCGATGAAAACCATGGGGCTAACAAATTTACGTTTAGTTGCTCCGCTTAACCCGATTGACGAACAAGCTCAAGCTCTCGCTGCCGGTGCAAAAGATGTGTTGGATAACGCCCAAATTTTCCACTCGTTTGAACAAGCGGTTGCAGATTGCCAATTAGTAATCGGCACCAGTGCTCGATTACGTCATCTACAAAATACTCTTATTGAGCCGAGAGATTGCGGTAAATTAGCGGTTGAACGTGCCGAAAGAGGTAAAGTGGCGATTGTATTTGGTCGGGAACGAGTCGGATTAACTAACGAAGAATTACTAAAATGCCATTATCATTTAAATTTTCCGACCAATCCTGACTATGGTTCGTTAAATTTAGCGATGGCAGTACAGCTGGCAAGTTACGAAATACGAATGGCGTGGTTGGAATTGCAAAAAAATCCGCAAATTCGACCGCTTGTTGAGAAAAAAGATTATCCGAATACTGAAGCTTTGGAATATTTCTTTAATCACACCGAGCGACTGTATAAACAATTAGGCTTTATCCGCAATGATGCGGTAATGCTCAAGCTCCGCCGCTTATACCAACGTGCCGAACTTGAAACCAATGAGTTGAATTTATTAAGAGGAATGTTGACTTCCGTTGAGAAGCAGATAGAAAAATAA
- the tamA gene encoding autotransporter assembly complex protein TamA, whose product MNFKLGLLTASCLLAFTQLALAEAVEPQSSEADLPEEQSVEHTKVSAKQEQAETSAKAEALVDLEVKGIKKKDKDAWANVKIYLGQIAKEYADGSERHQYLVQTAVDKALRAKGYYNTQYQFIQTPRAGKKPLLTLNVELDRQKVKIDETDVHIMGEAGKDEEFTKLIDSVPKKGTNLDHEQYDGFKSNLESLAFKKGYFDGHWLYHRLEIYPKEHSADWRLGYDSGVRYRYGEITFTDNQIKEEYLQNILKVKSGEPYYANDLSQMTSDYSSSDWFSSVLVEPHLNEKEKVVDLNVLFQPKKKNDVEVGIGFATDVGPRFQLNWKKPWINSRGHSIESRTYISAPEQRFEFGYNIPLREDPLHYYYQFSGALENEDQNDTKSTAATVGFQRFWTHETGWSFSAGVKARYDSFTQANESHRTLLVYPTASLNRTRSDGNRFPLWGDSQKLTVNWGAKALASDVNFYSWKASSAWVRTYFDHHRFFLRGEVGHIHSNDFYRIPPALRYFAGGDMSVRGFGYKDISPRDPQNGKLLGASHLATATVEYQYQVYPDWWVALFYDTGLASNKFKAKDLHSGAGLGVRWASPIGAIKFDLATPVRSPNNEKGVQFYIGLGSEL is encoded by the coding sequence GTGAATTTTAAATTAGGTCTATTAACGGCAAGTTGTTTACTTGCCTTTACTCAATTGGCTTTAGCGGAAGCTGTAGAACCGCAATCTTCTGAGGCTGATTTGCCCGAAGAACAATCTGTTGAACATACGAAGGTTTCTGCTAAACAGGAACAGGCGGAGACTTCGGCAAAAGCGGAAGCGTTGGTTGATCTTGAAGTAAAAGGCATAAAGAAAAAAGATAAAGATGCTTGGGCAAATGTGAAGATATACCTTGGGCAAATTGCAAAGGAGTATGCGGATGGTTCCGAACGACATCAATATCTTGTGCAAACCGCAGTAGATAAAGCATTGAGAGCCAAAGGTTATTACAATACTCAATACCAATTTATTCAAACCCCTCGTGCGGGTAAGAAACCTTTACTCACCTTAAATGTCGAGCTTGACCGTCAAAAAGTGAAAATTGATGAAACGGATGTTCACATCATGGGTGAAGCGGGTAAAGACGAAGAGTTTACGAAATTAATTGATTCTGTGCCCAAAAAAGGTACGAATTTAGACCATGAGCAATATGATGGTTTTAAAAGCAATCTTGAAAGTTTAGCCTTTAAAAAAGGTTATTTTGACGGACATTGGCTATATCACCGTTTAGAAATTTATCCGAAAGAACATTCGGCGGATTGGCGTTTAGGCTATGATAGCGGTGTTCGTTATCGTTATGGCGAAATTACGTTTACTGATAATCAAATTAAAGAAGAGTATTTACAAAATATCTTAAAAGTGAAATCCGGTGAGCCTTATTATGCCAATGATCTATCGCAAATGACCTCGGATTATTCTTCGAGTGATTGGTTCTCTTCGGTATTGGTTGAGCCTCATTTAAATGAAAAAGAGAAAGTAGTTGATTTAAATGTGTTATTTCAGCCTAAAAAGAAAAATGACGTGGAAGTCGGTATTGGTTTCGCAACCGATGTGGGACCTCGTTTTCAGTTAAACTGGAAGAAACCGTGGATTAATAGCCGTGGACACAGTATTGAATCTCGTACCTATATTTCCGCGCCTGAGCAACGTTTTGAATTCGGTTATAATATTCCGTTAAGAGAAGATCCGCTCCATTATTATTATCAGTTCTCAGGCGCATTAGAAAACGAAGATCAAAATGATACAAAGTCAACCGCTGCGACAGTAGGATTTCAGCGCTTTTGGACACATGAAACCGGCTGGTCTTTTTCTGCTGGTGTGAAAGCGCGTTACGATTCGTTTACGCAAGCGAATGAATCTCATCGTACGTTGTTAGTTTATCCGACCGCTTCATTAAACCGTACTCGTTCGGATGGCAATCGTTTTCCGCTTTGGGGCGATAGTCAAAAATTAACGGTGAACTGGGGCGCAAAAGCATTGGCTTCAGATGTGAACTTCTATAGCTGGAAAGCATCGAGCGCCTGGGTAAGAACTTATTTTGATCATCACCGTTTCTTCTTGCGCGGTGAGGTCGGCCATATTCATTCGAATGACTTCTATCGTATTCCTCCTGCATTACGCTATTTTGCCGGTGGTGATATGAGTGTACGTGGATTTGGCTATAAAGATATTTCGCCGCGAGATCCGCAAAATGGTAAGTTACTTGGTGCCTCTCACCTCGCTACTGCAACGGTTGAATATCAATATCAAGTTTATCCGGATTGGTGGGTGGCGCTATTTTATGATACGGGTTTAGCTTCAAATAAATTTAAAGCGAAAGATCTGCATTCCGGTGCAGGGCTTGGTGTACGTTGGGCTTCACCAATTGGTGCGATTAAATTTGATTTAGCAACGCCGGTAAGATCACCGAATAATGAAAAAGGTGTGCAATTTTATATCGGTTTAGGTTCAGAATTATAA
- the pntB gene encoding Re/Si-specific NAD(P)(+) transhydrogenase subunit beta, producing MSFGFVTAAYIIAAILFIMSLAGLSKHETAKAGCWYGIVGMAIALVATIFGPQSQGTLWILIAMAIGGFIGVKKALKVEMTEMPELVAILHSFVGLAAVLVGFNSYGLHVDAIPPANLDEVALAAFHAEQATLANIHNVEVFLGIFIGAVTFSGSLVAFGKLSGKLFGRKVSSAALNIPHKHKWNLAALIVSALLMVVFLNHPENIFPVLIMTVIALVFGWHLVSSIGGADMPVVVSMLNSYSGWAAAAAGFMLSNDLLIVTGALVGSSGAILSYIMCKAMNRSFISVIAGGFGTEVKASSGDEEQGEHRETTAEEVAEMLKNASSVIITPGYGMAVAQAQYPVAEITAKLREKGVNVRFGIHPVAGRLPGHMNVLLAEAKVPYDVVLEMDEINDDFEETDVVLVIGANDTVNPAALDDPSSPIAGMPVLEVWKAQNVIVFKRSMAVGYAGVQNPLFFKENTQMLFGDAKERVDDILRALNS from the coding sequence ATGTCTTTTGGATTTGTAACAGCTGCATATATTATTGCTGCGATTCTCTTTATTATGAGTTTAGCAGGACTTTCTAAACACGAAACGGCAAAAGCAGGTTGTTGGTACGGTATTGTCGGTATGGCGATTGCGTTAGTCGCAACTATCTTCGGCCCACAATCACAGGGTACGCTTTGGATCTTAATCGCTATGGCAATCGGTGGCTTTATCGGTGTGAAAAAAGCCTTAAAAGTTGAAATGACGGAAATGCCGGAATTAGTGGCGATTCTGCACAGCTTTGTAGGTTTAGCAGCGGTATTAGTTGGTTTTAACAGCTACGGTTTACACGTAGATGCGATTCCGCCGGCAAATTTAGATGAAGTGGCGTTAGCGGCATTCCACGCAGAACAAGCAACGCTGGCTAACATTCATAACGTTGAAGTGTTCCTTGGTATCTTTATCGGTGCGGTGACTTTCTCTGGGTCATTAGTAGCATTCGGTAAATTAAGCGGTAAATTATTCGGTCGTAAAGTGTCTTCGGCTGCATTAAATATCCCGCATAAACACAAATGGAACTTAGCGGCATTAATCGTTTCTGCATTATTAATGGTCGTATTCTTAAATCACCCTGAGAATATTTTCCCAGTGCTGATTATGACGGTAATCGCATTAGTCTTCGGATGGCACTTAGTATCATCTATCGGTGGTGCGGATATGCCGGTAGTGGTTTCAATGCTGAACTCGTATTCAGGTTGGGCGGCAGCGGCAGCCGGTTTTATGCTAAGCAATGACTTGTTAATTGTAACCGGTGCGTTAGTAGGTTCATCAGGTGCGATTCTGTCTTACATTATGTGTAAAGCGATGAACCGTTCATTTATCAGCGTGATTGCAGGTGGCTTCGGTACAGAAGTTAAAGCAAGCTCAGGTGATGAAGAACAAGGTGAACACCGTGAAACTACGGCAGAAGAAGTCGCGGAAATGCTGAAAAATGCAAGTTCTGTGATTATCACTCCGGGATACGGTATGGCGGTTGCGCAAGCACAATATCCGGTAGCGGAAATCACTGCGAAATTACGTGAGAAAGGTGTCAATGTGCGTTTTGGTATTCACCCTGTTGCGGGGCGTTTACCGGGTCATATGAACGTATTACTTGCAGAAGCGAAAGTGCCTTACGATGTTGTGCTTGAAATGGATGAAATCAATGATGATTTCGAAGAAACCGATGTAGTATTGGTTATCGGTGCAAATGACACGGTAAACCCAGCGGCATTAGATGATCCGTCAAGCCCAATCGCAGGTATGCCGGTATTAGAAGTGTGGAAAGCACAAAACGTTATCGTATTCAAACGTTCAATGGCGGTTGGTTACGCAGGCGTTCAAAACCCACTATTCTTTAAAGAAAATACCCAAATGTTATTCGGTGACGCGAAAGAGCGTGTGGATGACATTTTAAGAGCATTAAATAGCTAA
- the pntA gene encoding Re/Si-specific NAD(P)(+) transhydrogenase subunit alpha, with protein MLIGVPRELLDGETRVAATPKTVEQIKKLGFDVLVEHDAGFKASFEDNAFVNAGAAVGTQQEVWNSDIIFKVNAPTDAEIALIKEGATLVSFIWPAQNPQLMEKLQAKKINVLAMDAVPRISRAQALDALSSMANISGYRAVIEAANAFGSFFTGQITAAGKVPPAKVLVIGAGVAGLAAIGAANSLGAIVRAFDSRPEVKEQVKSMGADFLEIDFEEEGGSGDGYAKVMSEEFNRRAMELYAEQAKEVDIIITTAAIPGKAAPRLITKEMVDSMKPGSVIVDLAAATGGNCDYTKAGEVIVTENQVKVIGYTDFPARLPTQSSQLYGTNLVNLLKLLAPNKDGQIDINFEDVVLRGVTVVRDGELTWPAPPIQVSAQPQKQAAAAPVEKKEEKPTDPRIKYGVMAGVGALFLWLASVAPAAFLSHFTVFVLACVVGYYVVWNVSHALHTPLMAVTNAVSGIIIVGAVLQIAQPTGNFFVDILAFIAILVASINIFGGFKVTQRMLAMFRKG; from the coding sequence ATGCTTATTGGTGTACCAAGAGAGCTGTTAGACGGTGAAACACGTGTGGCGGCAACGCCAAAAACCGTTGAACAGATCAAAAAGCTCGGCTTTGATGTGCTCGTTGAACACGATGCAGGTTTTAAAGCGAGTTTTGAGGACAACGCATTTGTAAACGCAGGTGCGGCTGTTGGCACGCAACAAGAGGTTTGGAATTCAGATATTATTTTTAAAGTGAATGCGCCAACCGATGCTGAAATTGCCCTTATTAAAGAAGGCGCAACGCTAGTGAGTTTCATTTGGCCTGCGCAAAATCCACAATTAATGGAAAAATTGCAAGCTAAGAAAATCAATGTATTAGCAATGGACGCAGTGCCTCGTATTTCGCGTGCGCAAGCGCTTGATGCATTGAGTTCAATGGCAAATATTTCTGGGTATCGTGCAGTTATTGAAGCGGCAAATGCATTCGGTAGCTTCTTTACCGGTCAAATTACTGCGGCTGGTAAAGTTCCACCGGCAAAAGTGCTGGTTATCGGTGCGGGTGTTGCCGGTTTAGCGGCAATCGGTGCGGCAAATAGCTTAGGTGCGATTGTTCGTGCGTTTGACTCTCGTCCGGAAGTAAAAGAACAAGTGAAATCTATGGGCGCAGACTTCTTAGAAATCGATTTTGAAGAAGAAGGCGGCTCAGGCGATGGCTATGCGAAAGTGATGTCAGAAGAGTTTAACCGTCGTGCGATGGAACTTTATGCTGAACAAGCAAAAGAAGTCGATATTATTATCACCACAGCAGCGATTCCGGGTAAAGCAGCACCTCGTTTAATCACTAAAGAAATGGTTGATTCAATGAAACCGGGCTCAGTGATTGTCGATTTAGCGGCGGCAACCGGCGGTAACTGCGATTACACTAAAGCGGGCGAAGTTATTGTCACCGAGAATCAAGTAAAAGTGATTGGTTATACGGATTTCCCAGCACGTTTACCAACCCAATCTTCACAACTTTACGGTACAAACTTAGTTAACTTACTCAAGTTACTTGCCCCAAATAAAGACGGTCAAATCGATATCAATTTTGAAGATGTGGTGTTACGTGGTGTAACGGTAGTACGTGACGGTGAATTAACTTGGCCGGCACCACCGATTCAAGTTTCGGCTCAACCGCAAAAACAAGCGGCTGCGGCACCGGTTGAGAAAAAAGAAGAAAAACCGACTGATCCACGTATTAAATACGGTGTAATGGCTGGTGTCGGTGCATTATTCTTATGGTTAGCCTCTGTAGCACCGGCGGCATTTTTATCACACTTCACTGTATTCGTCTTAGCCTGTGTGGTGGGTTATTATGTGGTTTGGAACGTTAGCCATGCATTACATACGCCGTTAATGGCGGTAACCAATGCGGTTTCGGGAATTATCATTGTCGGTGCGGTATTACAAATTGCGCAGCCGACCGGTAATTTCTTCGTGGATATTCTTGCGTTTATTGCGATTTTAGTGGCAAGCATTAATATCTTCGGTGGTTTCAAAGTCACGCAACGTATGCTTGCAATGTTTAGAAAAGGTTAA
- a CDS encoding LysE/ArgO family amino acid transporter codes for MEIFIQGFIVCFGLIVSIGAQNAFLLKQGILKQHVFWVASLCFLGDVFLMTLGVLGLGSIVANLPTLSLVIALLGAFFLFTYGSRSFISMFKSSEALKASNENATSLKKALMITFAITFLNPHVYIDTVVILGGIGGNLDFTGKMEFLAGALSCSLLWFFGVGYGAGFLSPYFEKRRTWQILDFLTGVIMYAIAISLAIYAFQLAKQIFAW; via the coding sequence ATGGAAATTTTTATTCAAGGATTTATTGTTTGTTTTGGATTGATTGTATCAATTGGTGCACAAAATGCTTTTTTACTCAAACAAGGAATCCTAAAGCAACATGTTTTTTGGGTTGCATCACTTTGTTTTTTAGGTGATGTATTTTTAATGACATTAGGTGTGTTAGGGCTAGGTTCTATCGTGGCGAATTTGCCTACTTTAAGCTTAGTCATTGCATTACTTGGGGCATTTTTTCTATTTACCTATGGTAGTCGTTCGTTTATTAGTATGTTTAAAAGCAGCGAGGCATTAAAAGCAAGTAATGAAAATGCGACAAGTTTGAAAAAAGCTTTAATGATTACTTTTGCGATTACTTTTTTAAATCCGCACGTTTATATTGATACGGTAGTGATTTTAGGTGGAATCGGTGGAAATTTGGACTTTACAGGTAAAATGGAGTTTCTTGCCGGAGCGTTAAGCTGTTCTTTGTTATGGTTTTTCGGCGTGGGATATGGTGCGGGTTTTCTATCACCTTATTTTGAAAAGCGTAGAACATGGCAAATCTTGGACTTTCTTACTGGGGTGATTATGTATGCAATTGCAATCAGTTTGGCAATATATGCCTTCCAGCTGGCTAAGCAGATTTTTGCTTGGTAA